Genomic window (Zingiber officinale cultivar Zhangliang chromosome 2B, Zo_v1.1, whole genome shotgun sequence):
tcctagccaagtcacactaggacttaccttgtcaagaccacatgcttggacttacaacctttgccaagatcgcacttggactttccaattgcctggctcctcaccaggactttccttttgccaagatcacacttggactttccaattgcctagctcctcaccaagactttccttttgccaggatcacacttggactttccaattgcctggctcctcaccacgactttccttttgcctagctctacaacaaaaaccctcatagacatcagtggaacaacaacggttttaagcaaaaaccgatgtctttgagtattttacaccggttttttcaaaaaccggtgtctatgagcgcagattttagctcatagacatcggttttttaggtgatgtctatgagcaccttttttttcgttaatagacactgattttaacagcggtttttaaaacccggtgttaatgaaccaaaataaaatattttaattttttcaccaatacttaaccaaaatttgcaacatttcattcttccctccaaacctaaacctatatcgcgctgtCCGTATACCTTCACGACTCCACCACCACTTTTCTCCTAGCCGCTGGACATCcagccatctctctcagcctcatctccctcttccccttcctcacactacaagaaaaaagacatacaacaacggtttttaaccgttgtcgtaggccatttttaactgttgttaaaggctgtgttgttaaaaggggtggcaaacgacaacagtttttaaccgttgtctttgtaggcaaagacaacattttaacaacggtgaaaaactgttgtcttttcctacaaagacaacggtttttcaccgttgtctttgagcgtatgcctaggctcttcaacaacagttttgaactgtctacgacaacggctaaaaagtgttgtctttttagccaatgacatcggtttgacaacggttaaaaaccgttgtctttttaggcaacgatgttaaataacatcagtttgtcactattgtcttttaacgccattgacaacagtttgacttatttaaactgatgtctttgggtacaatatacaacatgttgacaataaataaaaaatttattaatcttttcctactcaacagtttataaaaaacatcatcatccagtgcaaatttcatccAGTGCAAATCATCTagtgcaaatttcattgataaaaaacctacaatccaaacataatcaatatttacaatgcaaatttcattaaagtaccaaacatcatcatccaaacatcattaaagtacaaaacatcaacattcaaacatcacaaaagtttacaaaacaaaatagtacccataacaatacatcacacatatatataaaatccaaaatatcttattttgttgGATCAagtcttctctacctgtgcatcttctaaacagcctgtgcatcttctaaacaccatatcaataactgcagccttttctagtttctcctccctcctagcttctcttttcttctcctttctgggTACAGGAtcattatcttttccctgaggtaaatatcatatgattgcaagttaagtcatttcccaggagtaaatggcataaaGATGATAATGACAAAGACGTTGTACACAATTGAATATGATAACAATACTTCTTTCTAGGCACAAATTAAAATTACTGCATAACTCACTTTCAGTTCAAGttatctacaaaatatcattgatcaagaacctacaatccaaacatcattaaagtaccaaacatcaacatccaaacatcaccaaactttacaaaactaaatagtacccataacaatatatcacacatatatatgccAAAGTATAttgttttgttggatcaaatcttctATACTTGTGTAATTCCTGTGATTAAAGTACCAAAACTGgctaagtatataacacccttttACTTctgtgaaaataaaaatcacatgattttaatccaattcaacaacaagtctagctagtctccagtatatatttttatcaccAACATTAGAGGTTGTAATATGTCAAGAGCTACTGGACCTTTGACATGTTTATACAAAGAGTTAAGTTTGCTTATTACACCAATATGCGTATCAAGTGTGAAAGGATTTATACAAAGAGTTAAGTTTGTTTATCCAACTGATGGGACTTTCCTGAGACAAGGAGCCTGCGAATACCCAGAACCAACTAATTACTCTTAACTTAGATAAATATGAAACATAACAGAATGATGCTTACCATGAAGATGCTCTTTCAGTGCTCCATTATGCATAAACTCATATACAAGAATGCTTTTGCCTTCTTGCTGGCAGTAACCGAGAAATTCAACCAGATTTCTGTGATGTATTCTTGAAAGTAGAGAAACCTGGAACAAATTTTATTGGTCAAACTGGTGCAATAATAACTTAGTGCAATCCTTCAGCAAGCTACCATAAACACACTTTATGAAGAACCTTAAGCATATCTTTTTGGTTTGGCTAAGCAATCATCTAAGCAATTAAGAGTAACCCTTTTACCCAAAGCTATGTAAACGGCTACCTCACTTGAGAACTGTCTGTTTCCCTGACAAGAATCATTGGTTTGAACTTTGACGGCAATTTCTTTTCCGTTTTTCAACTTTCCATAATACACTATCCCATAGCCCCCAGAACCAACTTTTTTAGCAAAGTTTTCTGTGGCATCGTTGATTTCAGATAACCAATATCTATGTGCTGTTTCAATGGCAAATCCTCCGAAAGAAGCACTTAACTCTTGGAATGGTTGGGGAGGTGGAAGATCATCTGCAAATGAAAAAACAATATCTTTAATTCATATACATGTTTCAGACAAAAGTTAGTCAGTTGTATTGAGTCGTACCTACCTTCTCTTGAAAATAGTCTAAGTTTCTTGGGGATACGCCTCAAAATAGCATACCCAAGTTTGATAATTGTAATTTCATTGGAAAGTAGGACTTAAAGAGATATTCAACACAATCTAATAAGAAATACCCACGTGAAAACTATATTTTTGCCAAGAAGATGACCAGGTACTGTTCCGGAAAGCATATTATTCTGCACGTACCTGCAAGCTCAATAGTTACTTCATGCTGGAGTTGGTGCTAGACAAAGCCAAACGTTAAAAGAGAACAAATTTGGGCAAACATTGATGTTCGTTAAATGACAATATAATGGCAAGAAAGGACATACAGTTCTTGTAAATTTGATAGGCCAAAATGATAGATCACTAGTTAACTTATTGTTCTCAAGGTGACTGCAAAAAAACAATTCAAAAAGTCTAGCGAATGATTAAGTGTTTGATATATAAACCAGCAATATTTATATATTACATGTTTCTGAGACTTAAGCATGCACCGAGAGCAGGTATATGGCCACTAAGCACGTTTCCATCAAGCCATctgaaatatttgaatttgacaCAGTGACAAGGAATCATTAAATCCATCAACAGTTGTGCCGAATGAAATAAATTGACTTGGAACAGAAGTAGATTCTAACTTACAATTCGACTAGGCCAGTTAAACTAGCAAGCTCTGCAGGTATATTCCCCGTCAAATTTCTCCCTGATAGTCTACTGTTCATTATACGAATCTATTCATTAGTTCACGCGGCGAGAAGATAGCTAAAATTTGTACATTAGCAACAATTCATAGGTCAGCTAGAGAAACTGGAAATCATGCATGGGAAAGCACACCCATCAGAGAATACCTGCAAGAACAACAAAGTTACCATGTAGACCTCAACAATTATTCAATGCTAGAAAGTATACACCACTATCACACTTGGTATAATTCAGATTACTATTCACAATGTTGCATACTTAGTAGAACTGTTCCACAGAGGCACACATGAGCAAGCTACATAACATCGAAAAATGATAAATATACTTTATTCTACAGTATCAAAGTCCTGATAAATCAGATTGCAATACACAAACATCATAAGATAGCAAAAGGTAACAATCAAAACATGTAGATTTAAGTATTCAGATTGAACTCTAGTTGGCA
Coding sequences:
- the LOC122045186 gene encoding probable LRR receptor-like serine/threonine-protein kinase At1g67720, with product MNASARSRLSGRNLTGNIPAELASLTGLVELWLDGNVLSGHIPALGACLSLRNMYVQNNMLSGTVPGHLLGKNIVFT